In Pan troglodytes isolate AG18354 chromosome 21, NHGRI_mPanTro3-v2.0_pri, whole genome shotgun sequence, one genomic interval encodes:
- the ZFP64 gene encoding zinc finger protein 64 isoform X9, which produces MKDMERHLKIHTGDKPHKCEVCGKCFSRKDKLKTHMRCHTGVKPYKCKTCDYAAADSSSLNKHLRIHSDERPFKCQICPYASRNSSQLTVHLRSHTGDAPFQCWLCSAKFKISSDLKRHMRVHSGEKPFKCEFCNVRCTMKGNLKSHIRIKHSGNNFKCPHCDFLGDSKATLRKHSRVHQSEHPEKCSECSYSCSSKAALRIHERIHCTDRPFKCNYCSFDTKQPSNLSKHMKKFHGDMVKTEALERKDTGRQSSRQVAKLDAKKTFHCDICDASFMREDSLRSHKRQHSEYNESKNSDVTVLQFQIDPSKQPATPLTVGHLQVPLQPSQVPQFSEGRVKIIVGHQVPQANTIVQAAAAAVNIVPPALVAQNPEELPGNSRLQILRQVSLIAPPQSSRCPSEAGAMTQPAVLLTTHDQTDGATLHQTLIPTAPGGPQEGSGNQTFITSSGITCTDFEGLNALIQEGTAEVTVVSDGGQNIAVATTAPPVFSSSSQQELPKQTYSIIQGAAHPALLCPADSIPD; this is translated from the exons GAGACAAACCCCATAAGTGTGAAGTCTGTGGCAAGTGCTTTAGCCGGAAAGACAAGCTGAAAACTCACATGCGGTGCCACACGGGCGTGAAGCCCTACAAGTGTAAGACGTGTGACTACGCCGCTGCCGACAGCAGCAGCCTCAACAAGCACCTGAGGATCCACTCGGACGAGCGGCCCTTCAAATGCCAGATCTGCCCCTACGCCAGCCGCAACTCCAGCCAGCTCACTGTCCACCTGCGATCCCACACGG GGGACGCCCCCTTCCAGTGCTGGCTCTGTAGCGCCAAGTTCAAAATCAGCTCGGACTTGAAAAGGCACATGCGGGTGCACTCGGGGGAGAAGCCTTTCAAGTGCGAGTTCTGCAATGTCCGCTGCACCATGAAGGGGAACCTCAAGTCGCACATCCGTATCAAGCACAGCGGGAATAACTTCAAGTGTCCGCATTGCGACTTCCTGGGTGACAGCAAAGCCACCCTCCGGAAGCACAGCCGCGTGCACCAGTCGGAGCATCCTGAGAAGTGCTCGGAATGCAGCTACTCCTGCTCCAGCAAGGCCGCCCTGCGCATCCACGAGCGTATCCACTGCACCGACCGCCCTTTCAAGTGTAACTACTGCAGCTTCGACACCAAGCAGCCCAGCAACCTGAGCAAGCACATGAAGAAGTTCCATGGGGACATGGTTAAGACTGAGGCTCTAGAGAGGAAGGACACCGGCAGGCAGAGCAGCCGGCAGGTGGCCAAGCTGGATGCCAAGAAGACTTTCCACTGCGATATATGCGATGCCTCCTTCATGCGGGAGGACTCGCTCCGCAGCCACAAGAGACAGCACAGTGAGTACAATGAGAGTAAGAACTCGGACGTGACCGTCCTCCAGTTTCAGATCGACCCCAGCAAGCAGCCCGCCACGCCCCTCACTGTGGGACACCTCCAGGTGCCCCTCCAGCCCAGCCAAGTGCCCCAGTTCAGCGAGGGAAGAGTCAAAATCATCGTTGGGCATCAGGTGCCCCAGGCGAACACCATCGTCCAGGCTGCCGCCGCTGCAGTGAACATCGTCCCGCCTGCCTTGGTGGCCCAGAACCCAGAGGAACTCCCAGGGAACAGCCGGCTGCAGATCCTGCGCCAGGTCAGTCTGATCGCCCCCCCTCAGTCCTCGCGGTGTCCGAGCGAGGCGGGCGCAATGACCCAGCCGGCTGTCCTGCTGACCACCCACGACCAGACGGACGGAGCCACTCTGCACCAGACTCTCATCCCCACGGCCCCAGGTGGCCCCCAGGAAGGCTCTGGCAATCAAACTTTCATTACCAGTTCGGGTATTACTTGCACTGACTTTGAAGGCCTAAACGCCTTGATTCAGGAGGGGACAGCAGAAGTGACAGTGGTGAGCGATGGAGGCCAGAACATCGCAGTGGCCACCACAGCGCCACCggtcttctcctcctcttcccagcaAGAACTACCCAAGCAGACCTACTCCATCATTCAAGGGGCAGCCCATCCAGCTTTGCTCTGTCCCGCCGACTCCATTCCAGATTag